The following DNA comes from Solanum stenotomum isolate F172 chromosome 11, ASM1918654v1, whole genome shotgun sequence.
TTTATGACATATTGGCACTATTCCTTTCCTGGTTTGGTTACTAACACCCTGTTTGGATGGTTTTACCTATGGTAGTGTCTtgtattattagtttaaatacaaatatttgttttgattgttatttaaattttattatattgtatcatttaaattcattgttagataataacaaaaatatcttttttatgtAACGACCGATTTGATGTGATCGCATCGttacttaatattttcttctcaatttatctttatttataatttaataattatgtttaaTCTTTTAGCATATCCTTTCAAAGTAACTCTACACTCTGTATCGTACTTTTTTTCTtggtttatcattcaaattattgaTATGTGACCTTATATAATGATGGAGAACGatacaatctattcaaacatTCTATTCATTAAACAATATAGTTCGATATAATACAACACAATACACTACATTATGAAATAATACATAACAACCATCTAAATAAAGTGAAATTATAAAATACTgtggggtcgtttggtagagtgtattaggaaaaataatgcatgtattagccTTGTGTGTTACTAGTAtcttgtttggtactcttttcaaTCTATGTATAACCAATACACTCTATAGTGTATTAAGGTgtgcattgctaataccatggatttctaggtattagcaatgcaatggttttaatgtATGTATTAACATGATAAAAGACTCAATTGCtccttaaaacttttttttacatcttttccaccataaagTGGAaggtatctttgtaaataatttttttaatgcattaaaataatctatgtataattaatgcaaatataactaatacatgcattgctAATatatgcattactaatacactctatttagcattattcttatatacTCTACCAACCGACCACTCTAGGTTATATCAGGATAACTTATCCCtaccaaacaataaaataatatatcaaaattaatatcccgataaaacaatgaaaatgataaaaataccCCTAAAATTCCTCAAAAAGTCCAATTTTTCCTCGACCCTCCATGGCTACTAGTGATAGTGaaccaaaattaaaaatctCATCCCTACCCCCTTCAATTTTCATCCAATTCTTTTCCTTCATATTCCCTTCTATCTGTTGCCCAATTTCAAGAATCTTCTCCTCTTTGCCCTTCTCTGATTCTTCTCTTCAATTGCCCTGATAAGCTCATCGTAAACATGCGTTCGGATTCCGGGTCGGGTTTTCCATCGTCGGTGAGAATTTCTGGGCTCAACACCACCGGAAAAGGTGGACCAGCGTTTGTTGGTCAGGTTTTTAGCATGTGTGACCTTTCCGGAACTGGTCTTATGGCTGTATCGACCCACTTTGACATACCCTTTCTCTCCAAAAGGTAATCTTTGTATCTGTTTTTCCAATTACCTTTGAGTTTCTCTCGTACTGTCATGTCAGATTATGTTTGAAATTGATATGGATACAGTCAAGTTGTTATCTTTTTGCTTCCTTTGCAATGTTTTTGGCATCAGTAGGAACTGAGAGAacattagttttttttcttttctgaaaCTAACTGAGAGAACATTAGTGTTAGGGGGAGTGATTAGTTGTCTATATTCACGGGAGTACAAACACTTTGAGAATGAACACAGTTTAGTATTGTACTCTGGGATGGCCAGAATGAGAAGCAGCTAAAtggttttttagaaaaaaaaatgtgtagtaaaaaaatcataaatgtgACTTCTTGAATGCTAGCACAGAAAGAGAGACACatggaaagaaaatgaagaagatgttCTAATTACTCTGGATTCAATAAACAATTATCTAAGTTATGGTGCACTCAatggtgtggcctagtggttagTGAAGTGGGTTGAGCACCATGAGGTCTCAAGTTTAATTCTTAGCAGAGACAAAACACCAGGTGGCTTCTTTCCATTTGTTCTAGCCTTGGTGGATTGAGTTATCAGGTACTTGTTACTTGTGGGAGGTGATAGGTATCCCGGGGAATTAATCTAGGTGCGCCCAAGCTGGCCCAAACACCacagttataaaaaaaagaattgattttttttgaagttaagGGCATAAAGCATTGAAATAAGAATGAAGCTTTAAGAAGCTCTAATATGAGTTCATCACTTCAAAGTTTTACCCTTCGGAAGTGTCAATAATCACTTTTTCCAGAAGAAGTCATAAGGTTGTTCTGACTTCTTCAATGGCTTGGATTGCTTAAATAAGTTTCAACTTTTCTGACTTTTTATTGAGGTAGTGACTGGAGAATGGGGGCATTAGTTGTTACTAGTCATTAATTCATCCAAGACTCCTAAAGTCTTAAGAAAGCTAGTCAGATCTTGTGCTTAGAACAAAGTTTAGATTGCTTGCTCAGTAAACTTGAAACCACTCCTATCATAATCGAATGTAGAGGAATGAATGGAGCATCCTTCAGAACACTTAAAGGCAACACAATTATTGCATTTAATAGTGGTTGTGAAGAGGGTAGGAACCGATCCTTACTCGATTAAAATAGAAGTTATGTGTAAGAATTTATACTGCTGAAAAGCTATTGTTGATTATGGGTTAAAAACGATATTGCTGAGAAGCCATTGTTGGTTGTTGCTTTACGACTCAAAGAACTCTTATGCCATCCTCCAACTAGCTTTTCTCCTAATAGATTCCTAATATCTGTTTATCAAGATTCACCATCAAGAGAAGAAAAATGTGTACCATCTTAATTCAAGACCTATTTTGTGGACAAATATTGCAATGAAATACAACTATGGTGAAATAAAAGTTACATGTAGTAGTTTTTCTTAAATCACATGTTAAATAGCCTTGTCACGAATAATGTGAAACAgttttctctttcacttctgcaAGTATCTTGCGTAAAAATATGAGTCTAGTGATAGATGGGGTCTTTAGTATTATCTACTGACATTTTGTTGATAATCTTGTATGCAAATTCCATTTGATCTGCAGCTGCATATTAAAAACCATTACGGTGGGTCCATGAAGCAAGAGGTGTCTTATCTTTGTTTTggatcttttattttttgggtcGAGTAAACTACTTGTGCTTAATATGATTTATGACCTGAGCATGCAGCTGGAAATCATATCTTATTTGGTATCTGCTGAAGTTTTGATGGAATTGGTTGTCATTAACAAGTAAATTTCTTAGCTAGCCAGTGTATAGATAATATTTGCACAGCGTATAGTGATCTTTTACATCATTATCTTATCTTCACCATATCTTCTCATACTAGATTGTAGTTCAAAAAGATTGTATGTTGAGTGTATAGTGTCACTCATAAGATTAATTTCGTGATATCCAGGACTCCAGAATGGCTGAAGAAAATGTTTGCAGCAGTTACTAAGAGTGAAAGAAATGGTCCAGTATTCCGTTTTTTTATGGATCTCGGTGATGCAGGTCTTATTGAACCAGTTAGATATTTATTTCTGTTTTCTATATGGTGCCGCCACTCTCCCAGGAAACATGTTAATCTCATGGATGGATACACattactgtttttttttaaaataaagtgaTAAGATGCCCGTAACTATATATAATCAATGAGCTCTTTAGGTCCTTAGCTTACACCAATCTTAGATCATGTAATTCAAactctttttatctttttttatccaaaaaatcATGTAACTCAAACTCTTTCTTTTgcttataaaaaagaaaaaagaaaaaagagaactgATCAAGTTCATGTAACTGGAaccttttgtttatttttttttccctcGAACTGAATAATTCCTTGCCGGGGAAGTCCCTCATATCCTGTTTAATAGGGGTTTGTCTGTTGAGATCTCTTACATGCTGCCTTTTTGTTTTTCCAGTTTCTTATGTTAAAAAGCTGAATATTCCAAGTGGAGTGGTGGGGGCATGCCGTCTTGATTTAGCATATGAACATTTTAAGGTACGTTCTTGGTCAAAATTGTGAATATGATTGgtattttgttttgaaattggAGCAGTTATTTTGCGGAGCTTAATCACCTCCGTTTGTACTAAAAGGGTACTGATTGGTTCAACGGATATTACGCTTACTTCACTATTGTATTCTAATAggaatatttcaattttaatatttctgATCATAATATCTGCTGGTGAATAATTTACAGTATAGCCAAGCAAATGTCAAAAGCAGATCATTATCACCACACTGCATTTAAAtggaaaagtaaagaaatatgaaaagaacaaaaacaaagagaaggGAGTTTTTGGTTTNNNNNNNGAAGGACGCTGGAGTTTTTAAGACAAGTTCATTGTTAGGTAAAAGAGGTTAAGATCCAACAACAAGAACTTgtagaagaaacaaacaaacTAATTTTGAACATCAAGGAGTTGGAAAGAAGCACCACAATTTGTGTGGGAGATCTGGGATTAGAATCATATTGAATCTAGTACTGCTTTATGGTCTAGTTTGAGACTGATAAACACAAACTAATTGAAATGTCGTTTAGGACATATTCATCTCTTTGTACTAATCCCCCCNaaaaaaaaaaaaaacttgcatGACAACATATTATATCGGCTTGCAATATCAAACACATTGTAGTGATTTATGCGTAGGTAAACATATATCTTTTTGGTTTTACCTTGAATTGTTTTCTTTCCCTGTTACTGAATGATAGCTTAAAGCCTTAAACTATTAAGAAGGAAACAATTTATTTGTGTGAAAAAAGGGGTCATATTTGCCCCTCTTCTATTGAAAAAGGTTTAATATTGCTCTACGTTATACCATCGGTCCATATATGGCCGTAATGTTATAAAAGTTAGTAAGAGTATATAGGGCCGACAGTATAATGGAGGACAACATTAAACCTTTTGCAATAGTGGAGGGGCAAATATAACCCTTCTAATTTGTAACATGTCCCCTCGTGTGTGGATTGATTCTTCTTGGGCCAAGCATGTAGAAATATTTTGTTGATACGCGAACAAAAACGTTGGATATTTGCCGTTCTAATACCAAGTTGAACAGTGTGAACCACATCATTTAAAAACGCAAGTGGTTAAAGATGAGgaatttcaatttgtttattataGGTCAAAACATGCATGTTAAGCTATAAGATATCAATTATGCTTGACATGTTACCTGTGCTTGTGGGAGGTAGCAGGTACCTCGTGGAATTAATCGAGGTGCGTGCAAGCTAGCTTGCCATATGCCTTCTAGGATCTCTTCTAGGTATATATGGAGGAAAGTCTTAGACCTCAGTGACATACCGTGCAGACCTAGGTCTAAATCggataataaattatattactagTGGATTGGACTGTCACAGAAATAAGACAAACTTACCTTGTGTGCTATCTAGATCAGCGAAGCTCTCATCATGACTCTGTAGTTTGTGGGTTGATTAATAAGAGATGTGAATTTGCTAGTTCTGAATGGTCTAAGACAGTTTTGAGCAAAATGATACCTGTTAGAGTCTAAGGATTCCCTTCCACCTGAAAACTATTTGTAGTAGTACATGTACCAGGTTCTGTCGTTGCCTCTATTTACTGTAAACTTCAGGATGTTATCATCTTCCATAAACAATTTTACcaccttattatttttttttgcaggaAAAACCACACTTGTTCCAATTTGTTCCGAATGAGAAACAGGTTTGATGCTGTTTTGAGAATCAACTGTTACTTATTCATCAGCTTAAAATCTCTGCAAATATTTACTGCACATTCAGGTCAAGGAAGCCAACAAACTGCTTAAGGCAATGCAGCAGTCTGATGGAAGGAAAAAGGTGGACGGTGTTCCTGTTTTCAGTGCTCAGAACTTAGATATTGCGATAGCAACTACAGATGGTATAAAATGGTATATTTATCTTCTTATGCACAATCACTTGTATTTCTGATTTGTGATATCTGGAACTTCACTTATATTATCGTACTAGCCTTGTTAACTAAAGGCCACTTTGGGTTGTTGATATATAACAGTGTCTCAATAAGTCTATACTAGTCTATGACTGCATGGTACAAACATCTTTAGATTCATGGTCATGGGAAGATAGCTGATTGGTCCCTTCATCCCTATAAATTTGTTGGCCAAAGGAACccatcatttttttcaaacaattGAAATAAATTGTCAACCGGATGAAATTTGTTGTGATCTTGAGAATTACGATTAACAAGGAGATGAGAGTTATTTTGCTTATTTAATTCAGAACTGTGAAAGAATCTGCAACATTCAATCAAAACTGCAAAGAGGGTGATATCTTTGATTTTCGTATCTGGTTTGTATATTAATCAAGAAATGaattaacattaattttgaATAGCCTCCTAACACTGACTGACTCAGCACAGTGCAATGTAAGATCAGACAGATGTTGATCCACTTCAAGCAGTGTATCACTTACATGAGTGAGACTGAACCATAGAGATTAGGATCTACAATGGAACTTGACGCCAATGAAAGGAATGAAATATAAGTCAAGCATTTCTTAGAGTCCCACATCGGTGTATTGTTTGCCTCCTTATATGGTCTTGGGAAATCcacctcatgagctagcttttagGGTTGAGTTAGGGCCAAGGTGCATCTTTTACATGACCAATTAGCTAAACATGTTTAACCTAATATTCATATTGATATTAGTATTTAGGTAGTACCGGGCAAAAACCATATTAATGGaggaaggtaaaaaaaaaaaagaacttccAAAAAACTGTTCCCAACTCTAGATGGACCCTAAAACATCTAGAGTTTGACTTAGTCTCATTagaataaacatttgttcaccaAAAACAGAATAACAAAATACATTTAAGTTTAAACTCCTGCACATTGCTGCTCCTGTTTTCAGAACATCTGTCATTCCTCTCTCCATATAGTCCACCGAATGCAGGTAGGAATAAtcctccatctgtctgggcaagTAGACAAAGAGGAATCTAACTGAAGGAACAGGATGAAGCAGCAAATTACATCGAAGAAGATGTAATTCCTTTGAAAATCTAGTTACCAGTTGAGGAGGCTGTTCAAGACACCAACACTTCAGAATGGATTCAATAACACATCATCAAACTAAGTGCAGAATTTGGGTGTAGATCTTAAAGGGTGTGATAAGAAGGCCAAAGAATTATTTATGAAGATAGACAGCAACAATCGGATGAACAAGGGGGGAGCAAGCCATTGTAAAAAAGAAGGGGGGTGAATGAACTGAAAGGGTTAGAGCTTGATGCCAAATTCTGGAGTTATGGCTCAAGAaggagggggggagggggggggatACCTGGCAATAAAAGATCAATGAAGTTGGAAAGAGTGCCTTGGAATGTTAGGGGGCTAAATATTGGCAGAAGGAGGAGGCTAATCAGAAACATTCTACATACATGGAATTATGGAAAGCTGATGCAGTGTGTCTAAGAACTCAGTCTCGTAATTTGTAATTTGTTcatcataaaattcatgaacaagTTATTAGATGTGTTCATTTTGGTGGTGCTTTCCTTGTACCTTCAGTGAAGAAAGGTTTGAAATGGAAGACAAATTCTGGGTACAGTAAAACAGGGGGATCCAAATGTATAGCCTTTCGTGATCCAGCGGGAATGGATCAATGTTGAGAAACAGAGGATCATGAGTTATACCCCAGATTAACATTGAACGATTACCCTATAATCACTCTCCTCTTGTAACCTGTTTTATCTTAGCTGTTCTATAAAAATAGTGGACAAAATATCAATTCGAATCACTCTCAAGGATGAGGTGATTGACTGATCTTTTGGTGCAAAGGCTCTCAAATTAACCACCTACTTCATCACTTATTCTGTAGGTTGTCAGACTGATTGAAATGTGGGTGAAGCAGTTTTAAAAATACACTCTTTTGAAGTATACGACATAATCTGTGGATGAAATTTAGACTGTCCAGTCCacttatattgttttattttatttgtttttttttaattttaaaggcGGAGTGTCCAGTTGACTTTTTGTCGAAACCACTTTATCAACTAACTCTTCTGAAAAACTGAATTATTAAAGAAGAATCCTAAATGAAGATTCCCAATTAACTGTTTTCTTTGGCAGCTTCAATCtttagttttctttcttttttttttccttgtcaTCTTATATGAATTTGTTCATCTTCTTATCAGGTATACTCCTTATTTCTTTGACAAAAACATGTTAGATAACATTCTTGAAGAATCTGTTGACCAACATTTCCATTCACTGATTCAAACAAGACACATGCAACGCCGAAGGGATGTTTTTGATGACAACTTGGCTGCCGAAGTAATTGAAGAGATGGGAGATAGTATGTGGGAGCCTCCTGAGGTACTAAACTGATCAGAGATTGAAAATATGTGTAAGGAGCAACACAAATAGTGAtgaattttactttaaaaaggAGGATGGTGATAAATTTTCTAAGGTGGTTACCCCTTTGGTTTGCTTTGGGGGTGGGGTAGAGACAGATGCACTGTAGAAtctgttgaatttttttcatgGATTTGAAGGGTAGGGAAAGCCCGCCAACCACAAATGTGGTGATCTTATGAGTGGCTATTCTTGATCAAAGTGTACCCATCAGCAATTAgccttttgttcttttttatatttcattggTTTTAGCAATCTGTTTATTTTGTTGCGCTGtggaaaatacaaaatatcacCAACCCATTGGTTTAATGATTGACAGGTGCAAGATGCACTCGATGAAGTGGGTTCACCAGCGATACCTTTGAGTGTCATATCAAAGGCTGCTGAAATTCAGCTTCTACATGCTGTCGATAAGGTTCTTCTAGGGAACAGGTGGTTGCGGAAAGCAACAGGAATTCAACCGAAGTTTCCTTACATGGTTGACTCATTTGAAAAGAGGTAGCTCATTCATTTTCAAGAGTTCCTTCGTAGGGAGAAGTGATCTTTTCACATGGTTCATGCCTTGAAATCTTTTAATAGTGATGTTATTTCATCATACTATGTCACATTGTCAGTGGCTAGATTCGGGTGTCTCAGAATTCTCCAAACTCTGAGCAAATATTTGGATGGTATAAACATTTGATTGCAATATCTCAATCCCcaaaattgtttgattttgcAGGAGCGCAGCGTCTTTCCAGAGAGCATGTAGGATTTCGGGGTTTGTTAGTAATTCTCCGTTGGAAGCTAATAATAACCAACTACAGTGCATTGGCACCTCAGCAGTCGAGGGAGCTGATAATATCTCGAATAAGAAACGATTAGGGCTGGATATCCGACTCCCTTTTGGGGGCTGGTTGAGTCCTGCATGGAGTAAAGGACAGAAGCAGCAgataataaaagataaaaggTCCCATTCAGTTTATTTTTCCATGAAAATAACATGGGCCATTATAAGATTAATTCTGTTTTTTGGAAAAGAATCTAAGATTTTTAATGGATTTAATACTGCCAGGGAATACAGAGAGGTACATCCATCACCTCTTCTTCCGAAGATTACTATGGTTGGTATCTCAATGGGTGAGGCTGGGCAGGTGAGCAAAGCCACTTTGAAGAAGACAATGGAGGATTTGACGAAAGAACTGGAATGTACAGATCAGAAAAGCTCATCTGGgaataatgttgatgaaataACATTTGAAGAGAGGGATCCTTTATTCGTAGCTAACGTTGGTGATTATCATTCTAGTGCAGCAAAGGGTGGTTCAACTCGATGGGTTCGAGGAGGAACGTTTTAAACAACCTCCGACCAGGTTTTGTTCCTTCTCAAATTAGCTGCTTACAATGTAATTCTAggaaataattaaatgtatacTAGTCTTCTGTTGCATGACTTTATATTGTAGCTAGTGAGATGGTTAGTTTTCTCAGGTTTTAGCTGATTGGATGAGGCAAAATTTGGTTAGAATAGATCAATATCAGCATCTGTTGTAGCATATAGATTATTGTAACAATGTATACTTTTGAGTTTTTAGCAGTTGTATCTTGTAAACAACTGAGTTTCTTAATGATCCTTCAAACCTCAAAGATGTAAAGAATAGTAGTGATACTTTGATCTACCATAAAAATATGTATCTGAATAATGTGTAGAAAATGAGTCCAAGTAGGCTCAAGTATGAGGTATACATTACCATATACTTAATATACTATTATGTTATACCTTATTTTACTATGTACTAGTTTCTCAAACATATATTAGTTTAACATATTCACATGCTACATACTATATTTTACTTGTAAATACTAATAAATCACTTTTATTCACACACTTTTAGTACATGTACATATTCAGCCCGTCTTTATATGTACTTTACAAATACTATATACTTTCTCTCTactattactactactattatCACTACTTTACTCCTATTACATACGTACAATTTTCCTACATTATATTACTCATATATCAAAGGTATATCACTTGATATATTTTGTGTATATCACACATATTTTATATACCTTGTATATTTTCACCTACGAATTGTTTTAgccactctttttttttactattattatttttttactatccTTTTTTagtaagtaaaataaataactctCATTTGTTTATTCAAAGCTAGATTTAAGGACAATTTTAAAATAGGCTCCAAGGCTTGTCTTAACACCTTTTCTTCAAAGTAAATAAAATCCTTATCTAGAATCTCATCCGCTATTAGAGACCAAAACATAGTATATATTTACAAATGGTTttcttcttattatatttttctaaaaattaggTGGCTACTTTGAATATTTTCTAAACCAACGGTTACACAATCATTAAGTTGTAAACTATTTTGTTCAATTCGAAATATGGTGCAACAAATATTATGATAGGAAATGTATCTTGAACCTAGTTCATCCCTATAAACAAATTAGGGGAAGCAAATCATTAAACTTGATTAGCACTAAATGACACATGATGCCACTGATCCGATAATAAATagagaaaatttcataaataccATAGAGGTTAAACTTAACCACGCACTATAGCTACAATTTGTTTAATTACGctttatagctatagtttcgtTTGCTATAGGTGTTTTCGTTTgtatatttaacttttaatatacaaacaaggtaagtatatacaaattctgtatttatacatttaagaattttttagaACTTCGTTTATAGTTCGGTTGTCATAAGAATTTTTCAGAActccatttgtatatttcg
Coding sequences within:
- the LOC125843789 gene encoding uncharacterized protein LOC125843789 isoform X2, producing the protein MRSDSGSGFPSSVRISGLNTTGKGGPAFVGQVFSMCDLSGTGLMAVSTHFDIPFLSKRTPEWLKKMFAAVTKSERNGPVFRFFMDLGDAVSYVKKLNIPSGVVGACRLDLAYEHFKEKPHLFQFVPNEKQVKEANKLLKAMQQSDGRKKVDGVPVFSAQNLDIAIATTDGIKWYTPYFFDKNMLDNILEESVDQHFHSLIQTRHMQRRRDVFDDNLAAEVIEEMGDSMWEPPEVQDALDEVGSPAIPLSVISKAAEIQLLHAVDKVLLGNRWLRKATGIQPKFPYMVDSFEKRSAASFQRACRISGFVSNSPLEANNNQLQCIGTSAVEGADNISNKKRLGLDIRLPFGGWLSPAWSKGQKQQIIKDKREVHPSPLLPKITMVGISMGEAGQVSKATLKKTMEDLTKELECTDQKSSSGNNVDEITFEERDPLFVANVGDYHSSAAKGGSTRWVRGGTF
- the LOC125843789 gene encoding uncharacterized protein LOC125843789 isoform X1; its protein translation is MRSDSGSGFPSSVRISGLNTTGKGGPAFVGQVFSMCDLSGTGLMAVSTHFDIPFLSKRTPEWLKKMFAAVTKSERNGPVFRFFMDLGDAVSYVKKLNIPSGVVGACRLDLAYEHFKEKPHLFQFVPNEKQVKEANKLLKAMQQSDGRKKVDGVPVFSAQNLDIAIATTDGIKWYTPYFFDKNMLDNILEESVDQHFHSLIQTRHMQRRRDVFDDNLAAEVIEEMGDSMWEPPEVQDALDEVGSPAIPLSVISKAAEIQLLHAVDKVLLGNRWLRKATGIQPKFPYMVDSFEKRSAASFQRACRISGFVSNSPLEANNNQLQCIGTSAVEGADNISNKKRLGLDIRLPFGGWLSPAWSKGQKQQIIKDKREYREVHPSPLLPKITMVGISMGEAGQVSKATLKKTMEDLTKELECTDQKSSSGNNVDEITFEERDPLFVANVGDYHSSAAKGGSTRWVRGGTF